CCTGATCCTAAAACACATTGGCTCTCCTTGTGGCTCCAGCCCCTCAGTTCCCCCACCACAGTTTGGTGTTAATTGTTTCAATCTGCTTTCAGATGCAGATTGTATCTGTTGGGCTCTGGATATGGGGGGcgggaaagggaaaagcagtgtGAAAAGCCACTATGTGAGCTTCCCTTTCCTGGCAGCCAAACCTGTGTCCTTTTTGGGAAGGAACTGGGAGCTTGCGCACAGCTTTCATGTTGATGTTTTGTGCTCTGTCTCTTTTCCATCCCTAGCGAGGAACCCTAACAGATAGTCTGATTCCTGAGGAATTTCACATTGTGAGGAACAGAGGAGTTTTGCCCTTGAAGTACTTCGATGAGTAAGTGATTTCTGGTTTACAAGGGTTTGTCCTCAACTGTTCAGTGTGTGGGGATACAGTGATGAGAAGCTGAGGACACTGACCAGATACACCTCTTTCTGTTGGGAAGGGGAGAGTATAAAAGGAGTGGTTGTGCAAATCCCATGCTACCAACCAGGCTGTAGTTAGCAATGCAGAGCAACGTGACCCTTGCTGCTCTCTGGGGTCGCTAACAGAGAACTTCCTGGACACTAGTACTGCTTCTCAGGGGGTTTCAATAGTTGGACATGAATGCAGAAGCTGATTTGATTCCTTGAGGCAACTTTTGGAAGGTGGGCTCTGGGTAGCTCTAACCCTCACTTCATGCTTCTATACACCTGCTAGCATCTTGAATATGCCACTctggggttggggtttttttatttgtgatcttgggttttttttcttccttctcttttccccaccCCCAGTTTTTCAGGCTGCGCGTTTTCTAAGCCTTGCCAAAAAAGGCTACTGTGACTTCCCTTAATCTCTCCAAACAACTTCATAAATTTAAAGGAGGTTCTTTCTCATTGTTCAAGGATTAAAATACTAAGATTAGGAGTGAAATCCTCCCAGCTTCTTTGCTAACACAATTCAACAGAGCATTGTCTTACTATTTTGATGATCTCCTGTGATCAGCCTCTGGGTGGGTGTGATGTGGAAACATGATGCTTTTCTGGCACCACCAGTAACTTTTAAACCATTGGCCGCTTAGCCAAGTACTATGAGAGGTCTTAAAGGGAGAAGGTTCCTGCAAGATTTCTGTCATTACTGGCAAGAAGAAGGAGCTCCAGCTGGGGGAGTAGCTGCAGGAGGTCCAATTCTCACATTAGACTCTGGATGCTCCTACTGAAGAGCAACCCTGTAGAcccttttctgcctctccaCCTTTCATCAGCTTGTATACGGGACAAAGAGATTGAAGGAGAGAGCAGGGTTCCCTTAGCTAGCACTGGAAGGATTGCTTTCTAGTTGAGCTCTGCCGTTTGTGttcatttcagtaaatatgCAACGCTGCTTGAAGACCGTGAAAAGAAACTACGTCTGTTCCCATCCCTGTAAGTACCACCCTGCATGAagttgttggaaaaaaaaaaaaacaacagctgtttgcatttaatttcctgGGAAAATATCATAATATGCTATACATAATCACAATGTGTCCCTTTCTGGTCTGTCAGGAGACCTCCTGGGAGGTTAGAGGTTATCCAGCTGATGCATCTGATGGACAGCATGTTGGAAAAAGCTGGAGTAGACAAGCTAATCAGAGTAACAGGACCTTCACAGGTGGATAACTTGCTTTGTACCCAGATAACTTTCTTGTACccagaaaaataacatcttgTATCCCTAGTGTTTATCGCTGTTGTGCTTAAGGTGCCTGCGAGAAGCTCGTTTCTGCCCAAGCCAGCTGTCTATAGGTCCTGCAATAACCAGGGATTTCTTCTTCTGATCCTGAGCTTCTCTTCATCTTTGTCTGATCCAGGAAGAACAAACAGTTAGCTTGCTAATGTATGAAGTTACATTTCTGGCAAAAATGCCAGAAAGGAGTGCATTTGGCATTATTATATGGAGGAACAAAGGCAGTAGCTGTCTCATCTCTTCATTGGGAGATAggctgctgtatttcaaaatgggCCATCAGAAACCTTCATACACCTAAAAAGCAGATGTCAAAGAACATCTGTACCTTGCTTTgccttattttctgttattcttgCACACTGATGGAGAAGGATTTGTGAAAAACGTAGAGCATTGCCTCAGCAGGAACTCCAGCTGGAATGAGCAGAGAAGCTCCCATGAATGTTGATGGGAGGGTAGTCTGCATAGCGCataatgtgtttgaaaatgaaCTGGTGATTGCATGTAGATggctctttcccttctcttttctacCTTTGGCAGTGTTTTGTCTTCAAAGGGAAACCTACTTCAGAAGAAACGGGAGATGTGTGCTAATCTGTTGTTAAAGGAGTAGGCTGGCCAGGCTTTGCAaggctgtgatttttctcaCCTATTTTGCCAGCTGCACAAtatgctggagctgctgaaggcagagcagaaCATCTACAACATCGTTTTCCATGAGCTGATTCGGCAGGTCAGCGTGGACTGCGTGGAGAGAGGACAGCTGCTTTCAAAGCTCAGGTCATCATTAGCCAGCCATTAATCCCTCTCTTGGTTTATGGCAGTGTCCTCTCAGGAGTAACATTAGCTATTGCAGTTTGTTCCTAATGTACTTGCTTAGCAATGCTAGCCCATCACAGTGTAACCGTAACTGGCATGGGGTCTCATGCCAGGAGTCAAATTAGGATTTCCCCGCCAAGTTAGCAGCCGGGGATAGTAAGCATCTGTTGGGTAACCTGGAGCTTGAACTTGGTGGGACCATCACCGCACTTGACAGTGTGAGCACCTTATTGGTGTGACCTTCAGTGGAAGATTTCACATGTAGAATACCTTGTACTTCCCTCATGGCCAAGTTCCCATGCTCAGATTACCACTACTTGTAGCAATTAAATCGTTCCAGAGCGTTTAAAACCCCCAGTCCAAACACTCAGAAGATTGGCTTCTAGATAGCTTCCTGTGCAGTGAAAGGAAAGGGTCTTCAGATGGTGTAAGAAATCTGCGATCTCACGTAAATATCCTTTTTCACTCGTTTTACTGCAGGCAGAGGTACGTGTGTCTCCTGGAGCGGATCCCTGAACAGATGAAGACCCTCTACAAAAAAATGATGTCGCAGCGGTTGGTCAACAGGCATATTACAGAAGAACTACTCTGTTTTAAAGAATCGGTTGGACAGCTATCTAGGTCTGAATCCTGCCCAATCCTCAGAAATTGTCTCTGTGCCCTAGGCTTAGtccattgcttttgtttggtttcctAATCTTCCTCCCATAGGAACAGAAAGACAGTGTTATGATTTGAAGCAGAGCTACAGGGATCACACTTGAGCCTCCTCACACTCTCACTGAACTCTCTTAGTGCCAAATAATGTCAAAGTCACCTTCTCTTCTTAGCAACTTGAGgttctgttgttgttgtggaACTGCAGAAAGGGTTTGTTGGAACACCAAATGTGCATGGGAAGAGATGTTGTTGGAAGAAGAGAGCCCTGCCTGGTAGTGTAGGGCCCACCAGCCTGTATTTGCCAGATTAGAGACCTTTAGATTGGGTTAAGTTGCATTAAGACTGTTCCCCACTGTTTCAGTGAGCTGTACAAGGTACGAGAACATGACCGCAAAGTGACcgaagaagcagaaaaagctcaAGAGGAGCTACATGCAGCCATGCAGGAGGCTAAGACAAATGTAAAGTAAGTTGCTTTTAAAGATGAGGTTGGGAGATTTCTGCAGCGTGCTGGTATCATTCTCTCAGATTTTTGGAAAGGAGAGGTGGTGACTGGTTTCCTTCCAGGGAAAGACAGCTTGGCTGTTTATGACAAATACCATTATTTTGCTATAAGTGCTAAACTCAAAGGGCTAGAAAGCTGTTCAAAACGTTTATAGCTTTAAGTCATTTGTTGCTCAAGTGCTGGCATTCCCTTTTCTTCACCCCATATTCACAGCAAGTGAGCTCTTCATAGTCTAGAAGAGCCTGCAACTCTGAATTTCTGAGGGGTCTGTGGACATCTTCAGATACCTGAGATACTAGATATTTAGGTTGTTGGTATCAGAGTTGTGGTGAGTGAGTAGGCAAACAGATTTACTTGCAGGAATCTTGTGTCATGAAGAAAACAGCTAGTCTGGTCTCAGCAGAGATCTGTATTCATACTGAATGGAAACTTGTCATGGGAATGTCAACAGAAAGGTGGTGTAGGGGCTTGGGGAAAAGGACCTGTGAACTTACAGGCTGTGCGGGAGGTGactgaggaaggaaggaggaagaggaaacgTCTAAGGAAAGCTTTAGGATTTTGGAGAAAGATGGTAAACATGAATGAGAAACACAGGTGCATGTATTTCATTGTCTTTCTCTTCTAGGCTTTTGAAAGAATATCAGGAGTTAGATACATTACAGAGAAGACAACTGCAAGAGCAGGCTCTGTTGCTAGCTCAAGAGAGAGACATCTGGATCGCAGCCGTGTATGACCTGGCTCAGAAGGTTGGTGCAGGAAATCAGTGGTACACTGCAAGATATGAAACATCACAGCTAGCAGTCTTGTTTTCATCCCAAAGAATATCTTTATTTAATATGATTGGGTAGTAACACATACCTGCCCTGGCCTCATTTCCTGAGGTCTGCTCTGTTTCACACGTGGTTTTATTTCAATTGAAACCAGTTGAttctctgcaggaaaagctTCTGTGAGATAAGTATTTCCATTTGCAATGTGTTTGACTAAAAAGTTTCCTATTTTCCCATAATTTAGAATATCATACCCAGATTCCTTACAATTCTTCACAAAGTTCTTGGTTAATTCCGTGCTTCCTTGTTTGTGTGTCCCCCTTGTTTGTGATCTCCTGCTTTATCCCATTGAAGTTTAAAATCTGTTAGCAGAACTTCTGGGGTTGTTTGAGAGATCAGAGATTTAACTGTAAGGAAAGTGGACTCAAACACTACAGGTCCATTTCATGCATGGCAAGGCTCCCATGTTACTGTCAGATGCTTCTCctctcagaagaaaacagggCAAATAATaactttcccccttcccccagaTAATAGACAGAAACCAGCTCACATTGTTTCGCCAGCTCCATGTTGGTGGAAAAACATTGACCAACGTTCTCAAGCATTTCATAAACCTCTTGGCCTCAAAGGTAGGGACCTGCCTGTGATGGGTGCCTGTTCAAGGCGTGTGTATGCATGCTTTACGTAGCTCTACTGTTCTCAGTAAAGCACTCGTTATTTTGGCTGTTATTTGAACCTTCAAATATTGGTTTAGTTTCAAACGAACATTAAAATTTGAATGAGTTcactctttctgcttttctctcattACTCCGTGCCCCCTTTTATGTACTTCagttctttttccccctctttccctttttttttttcctcctgtggctttcttccctctccctatTCCTTCTCCATAAAAGCAAACCAGGTTGAGGCTTAGTGTAATTTTGGCCTCATAGGTACAAGACGGCATGGTGTCTCAGTAGCATGCCAAAAACAAGGAGTCAAGCACTCGGTTCTGGCATGCCCAAGAGTGAGCCACCCTAGTCCCATCTCAAAGGGTTTGTGGGGGCTGTGCTGTGGAATTACAGACATTTCCCAGATCTCTGATATGTACATATCTCAAAATAGCTGGGGCAAAGGGAGAACTCCTCCAGCTCGGATCAAAATAATCATGACAACGGTCCCTTTTCCTACCCCCTTGCCCAACATCTGCAGGACACAGAAGACCTGGCCGATTTGCAGGAAAAGACTGAGCAGTTCAGGGAGAGATTGGGTCATGTTGGAGCAGAAATAGAGCATCCTGAGAAGGCCACCCAGAGAAAACTGCAAActgtctgcagcagcctcaACAAGCACCTTCAATACTTCCATAGCAGTGACTCGTGAGTGGCCCAGAGGGACCTGGGGTAGCAGTCGACTTTCTCAACCTTTGCCTTGGACCAGTGCAAAGTGTGTACTGACTCTCAGGTGTAGTGAGATTTGGTACAATCTGCAATTTGCACATCCCTCACTGCTCTACTTTTCTGcttgatgtatttattttgataaTCAGGTGCCTAACAGTAGCTCCAAAGTGGTGCTGTGAGTTCATGGTTGAATTCAGTGGAACAAGGACTGTACCCTCCTGCTGCAAACCAGagttctttctgcagctgtcaTTGCTGTAACAGAATTCCTCTATTTATTTAGTTTGGTTCATTTTAGCTTGAATTGCACAGGCATTAGTGCTTCAATAGAGCATTCTAGAGCCACAGGAAAAGTTCTTGTGTACAGACATGAGACTCTAAGACACATGAGGTTTCAAACCCAGTCTTTTTCTATGTTAAGGTGATTgtatttttcaggctttttgttCATTCCTTGTGatacattaaaaagaacaaagcataaacacaagcacaaaatgcagaaattgtATACAGAGTATGTATTAACAAAAGACATCAGTATATAGATTTCAATCATAGGGTTAATAATGTCTGAATTTTCAATATGTGCTTGAATTTGATTTGTATCTCTGCTGGAAATAACATATTTTCTTAACTGACACCCAGTGTTTGTGTTACTTTGAGTGAGAGAATAAAAATCCCTTGCTGAGTAGGGTGTTGTGGTTTTTACTTTGAGTATCTATCTAGAGTCTTGGTTTTACCTTGGCTACTAAAGGAATTTTTTCTCTCAGCTCtcattccttctttccctctgctttaGCTCCTCTCAGATGGACGAAAAGCTACTGGATGAAATCCTACCAGAAATCAAGAACTTGATAAATGTAAGATTTTGGGGGTTGGCTGTATTATCAGGCAGTATCTGCTCAAAAAATTACCATGTGTGAGCTGAGCCCCAGTGAGCATCTATGCCCATCACAAGTGTGAACGAAATCACATCAGCTCAAATCTTTTGTGCTGAACTGTAAGCTAAGAGTCTACACATGAGAAATTATAATCGCCCAATGCCATAGTTCAGCCAGTGTGTTAAACTTAATCATGTATTTGAGCATTCTCTGACCAACAGCTCTGGTGACTGGTGAATTATATTAATCTGTAGAAGTGCTCAGAATTGTCACCAATAAGTTTCTAATTCATTGTGCAATCTACTCACTGTGACATCTTTATATTCATGGATTCCTCACACTTCTTGTGTTTGATTTCCATAACTTTTCTTTCGTGGCCAAGGGGTGGTTCAACTTTTGGGGGCAAGGCAGCTTTCTACTTTCCTTTCAGATGCTAAAAGAAGACCTAGAGCAGTACACAGAGGAGGTGCGCCTAAGAAAGACTGAAAGTCTGAAGAGCACTGCCAGCTTGCTGGAGTActggacacagctgggacaaaTGGTGATAAATCGACACCGTGACTTAACTGGAGCATTGCCTCCACAGCACGCTGCcctggaagaaataaaacaaagggcATGTGAACTCTACAGGCAATACAATATAAGGATAAGTGGGAATAATGGTAAGGAATGACCAATTTACAGCTCAGTCTTTCCTTGGGGATGCCAAGAAAGTAGCAAGTAATAAAGGACCAGTTCACATAATCTGTACTGGCCTTTTCCAAAGCTCAAGTCTGACCCCCAGATATGTGCAGGGAATCAAGAGCATGCATTCAAGGGATAAACTCCAAGGAACTTCACTCACAGTCACATGTAGAAAGAATAtctgatattttaaatgtgataCAGTGCAAAGAACATGCAATGCAGAGATGACACAGGGAAGTCGTATGTTATATTCAGAGGGACTATGGGCAGTTTGTGAATATGTGGATAATTTAGGggggaaaaatgcaaaaggaaagaatggatgtttaaaatgtaaagtaaaacatcactgtaaaaagtaaaacattacTGTAAAGTAAAACACTGTCTCAGAGGGTAATACTTTTTTTATCACCTTATCACTAATGCTAAATTATCTTAATCTAGATTTCAAATTATCCTGATAATAAAGAATGtacataaatgttttctttgctgataTAAAGTTATCATGTCCTGTGTAAGATAACAAACAGTTGTTGGGTAATTTGCAACTAACCTTCTCAACCTTTGCCTCTGCAAGACCTTGACTCAGTTCTGATTTTCGGAATTGTTTCACGTCTgatgtttttcaaataattttatttcctttcagcagACTAAAACTAAACTGAACATGTGCTGTCAGGAACTGCTAGTCATGTTTGCTAAGCTGCTTCTCATACTGCCATCTTATTCTTACACTCAGGGTTTTCGTGTGCTTTTCCCTACATTCTTATGCTATATGCTATATTTCAGCCCACTAAAGGAGCTGAGATGATAGAATAAGTCTGTCCATTCTATGAaacagctaaagaaaataaatattcccGTTAGTTCTCATTAGAAAgtgagagaaagaggaaggaagagggcCATAATTAGCCAGACACCAGCATGGCAAAAACTGAACAGCAGATTTGCAGGAGCCTGGATAGTTAGTTGTGATCTGAACAGAGGGCTGGGCAGCACAATGCATATATCTGATCCAAAATTGTTTCAGCTAGTAAAGTCCAGAAAAAGGGATTTTAGCTGATTTTAACAAAGGCTTTGGAAACTGGACTAAAGGAAAGGTATCATCTTGCTCCATACAGGACAGTGTATTTTGAATGGTTTGGATTCATTTTTGCATTGTAATGTAATGGCCTTTCAGTAGAAAATACACGGTACCCCTTCTCTTTACATTATATTGCATCTTTGataagaaacagtgaaaatgaaagccaTTGTAAAGAATAGGTAAGATATAATACTGAGATCATGGTAATTTTGTACTGTAAGGCAGTGGCACTTGGTTACCTGAAGTATTTATTATCTTCTAAGATCTGATTACCTGGTCTCGAGCAGCATGTGCCAGAAGTACAAAGGGAGTGGTATTTGACGACAAGGATTAGAGATGGAGAGAGAACAATGAGATATGAGATTGGTTTAGCCAGGAGatataagaaattatttaaatgaaatttataaGGTTTGGCTTAAtgtctttggttttattcagtCTTCCTTGATCACTTCTTAAAGCCTTCACAGTGTaccttcttttgaaaataacatGGTTTTGATTCTGAAATTGGCACTTGGTACAAGAGTGGCCTCTCCAATGAGCTCCAGTTCGGTCTTTTTCTGGGGACTTGATAAAGTTTATAAGATAAATGCAATGACACAGACAGCCTTCCCAAAGCAAGCTAATATTTAATAAGGATCCAGAGTACTGTGTAAGGGCTAATATAGCCAAAGCACACATAAGTGACCAGAAGTGACTGTTCTCCCTCATCCCATGTCCTCCTGGGACCcacctcttctttcctcttaaGACGATGTTGCATGGCAGGAAAACTTAAACTACCATTCCTGCCACTTCTCCTTGGCCTCCGGCTTGTTAACATCTAATGCCTAGTTGTGGAGTTCCCATCATGTGCTTTCAAAGGCTCCGCCCTGAGGAGCGTAACCACCTCCATTTCTTACTAGTTTGAACATCCCAACACTGCTTCATTGCGCTTCTCCCAGTCCAGAGGAGAAGTTAAACAGTTCTGCCCCACAGCTGTACCCATGTGtcaaaatcactgaaatattaaaaaaacctgtcatCATCACCACGTGCTTAAGATGTCATCTTTGCTCCAATATGTCCTGGAGGCCAGAACCTCACCAGGATTTAAAGAAAGTTTAAACATTGGGTTTCAAGAGCAAGTATTGTTACATTTCAAGCATAGTCCACAACAAAAAGAGAATATCCATCAGTATGTGCCAGATGAgtgaatgaaaattaatttactacCTTGTACAGTCATTTTGCACATCTGTGCATACTGCACCACCTGCATCTTTGAAGAACTGGATTGTAactgcaaagctgttttaaaagagTTATATTAAGCCTTTACGAAACAAGGGAGCCAAATCTGCCAAGACAAGAAGGGCTTCAATTCAAGCCCAGTTTCTTTAGACTTGCTTTGAATTCAGTGCTTACTAAGCAGCTTATTTTCAGTTCCAAGTGTAGCCAGTTCCCACATAGGCTGTTCATCCCTCCTGGCATCCCTCTTTGAATccagctttggttttgttggctGAAAGAATTATAATTaaaggtttgtattttcttcccctgcaggCACCACTAAGTTTTTGACAGCCTTGGTGAAAAGTATGGAAGATTGGTTATTCAAGGTGCAAAAGCTGAAGCGAGGTTCTGGCATGCACGAAGCTGAGCTGTGCGCATTTTATCAAAAGATTCCTGCGTGGCTGGCCCAGGTGGATGCAGTGATGAGCTGTATAGGCTCCGGCCAGTTGCATGAAGCTGAGAGCAATAAGAAATCACATTTCCCGTAAGGACAGAGGTGTTAATTGTACCTAGGCTGACCTTGTACATAGTACAAGTACACttgtaagaaaagagaaatgtccTTTTGTGGGGACCCTGGCACAGGAAACTGCCAGTGGGCTAAACATGATCAGCTGAAGTGTTAAAATGATTGGTGACtgcctttcatttgctttgatttgGCCATTACCTGTGGAGTGGAAACGGTGGCTTCAGTATCACTCCTGGAACATCACTGTCTCCCTCAGAACTGCCACCTGGTTTGGAAATCTtgacatttgaaataaaaacaaaatatgtgaTTCATTTACAGTCAGATTTGTGGGGGCATATTCCTCTTCATAGTGCTCCATTGTCTTTGGTAAATATCATCAAGAGATAAATCATTTGCAGAGCACATGCAAAACGTATATGTAAGAGACTTACTTGAAAATGCCAAGTTTGCCCACAACTACAGCATTAACAAAGTAAGCATGTGTCATGTTTCCAGCATATGATGTACTATAATATGTTGTTTTCCTCGAGCTGGGAAGCAAAAGGTGTCTTTGAGACAAGAGATCCTTGGGTCTGGTGCACTAGAGGTCACTTTGtttctggatttgttttcttttcagggtGGTACCCAGAGAGCTTTTTCAGATGATTCAGCAATGGGTTCTGTCCATGAATAATGATACTGTGAAGAACGTCACACATGTTAATGAAAAAGTAAGTGCAAGCCTGAAACTGCTGTGATAAGAGTGCTATA
This genomic window from Strigops habroptila isolate Jane chromosome 8, bStrHab1.2.pri, whole genome shotgun sequence contains:
- the AXDND1 gene encoding axonemal dynein light chain domain-containing protein 1 isoform X3; amino-acid sequence: MPTTEAPVPGQKAAATKTSRALWAGEDRSEMHKLRGTSRMLDHIRPVSSSLEHSFVPEEVFRSLTCASSSLYSPKYFRSPQTTKPPMGFRGCLQTPDQLWHYPNRRSKFRHLTDHPVSLTGAGRDVSYLCDTVTGQQAKGAMPVRRSFSEGHQDQRGSRGTVPPTPRGTLTDSLIPEEFHIVRNRGVLPLKYFDDKYATLLEDREKKLRLFPSLRPPGRLEVIQLMHLMDSMLEKAGVDKLIRVTGPSQLHNMLELLKAEQNIYNIVFHELIRQVSVDCVERGQLLSKLRQRYVCLLERIPEQMKTLYKKMMSQRLVNRHITEELLCFKESVGQLSSELYKVREHDRKVTEEAEKAQEELHAAMQEAKTNVKLLKEYQELDTLQRRQLQEQALLLAQERDIWIAAVYDLAQKIIDRNQLTLFRQLHVGGKTLTNVLKHFINLLASKDTEDLADLQEKTEQFRERLGHVGAEIEHPEKATQRKLQTVCSSLNKHLQYFHSSDSSSQMDEKLLDEILPEIKNLINMLKEDLEQYTEEVRLRKTESLKSTASLLEYWTQLGQMVINRHRDLTGALPPQHAALEEIKQRACELYRQYNIRISGNNGTTKFLTALVKSMEDWLFKVQKLKRGSGMHEAELCAFYQKIPAWLAQVDAVMSCIGSGQLHEAESNKKSHFPVVPRELFQMIQQWVLSMNNDTVKNVTHVNEKVTELDRNLILWLVDLLRHTTTERLSRECPQRQELDTEMDKEPRLLRASKLQHGAEELVAEMCRLTDSIDSCCRETVNEIVQKKQSEKDLEADFELEELNKIKTECRNWIQACSHLLSEIKGTPVSFLDLEELRNLFGSEELQLKLKLKDTIISSTQEELEAENPTSKKKPITEEEPLKVKEEIAIMQQHPGAGMDYLIEDSEATADMIRYVGHDSNVHLKSLKSDSVTVTGREMTASTPSTPFSQKEFEALAMLEHLQAQLLEREIRAQNAEKRSEGLEEELEEALQRIQDLESELEKEGKVIAEATHKERQECLKESISEVEACSSPKASTSGQFKGSRKGQH
- the AXDND1 gene encoding axonemal dynein light chain domain-containing protein 1 isoform X2: MPTTEAPVPGQKAAATKTSRALWAGEDRSEMHKLRGTSRMLDHIRPVSSSLEHSFVPEEVFRSLTCASSSLYSPKYFRSPQTTKPPMGFRGCLQTPDQLWHYPNRRSKFRHLTDHPVSLTGAGRDVSYLCDTVTGQQAKGAMPVRRSFSEGHQDQRGSRGTVPPTPRGTLTDSLIPEEFHIVRNRGVLPLKYFDDKYATLLEDREKKLRLFPSLRPPGRLEVIQLMHLMDSMLEKAGVDKLIRVTGPSQLHNMLELLKAEQNIYNIVFHELIRQVSVDCVERGQLLSKLRQRYVCLLERIPEQMKTLYKKMMSQRLVNRHITEELLCFKESVGQLSSELYKVREHDRKVTEEAEKAQEELHAAMQEAKTNVKLLKEYQELDTLQRRQLQEQALLLAQERDIWIAAVYDLAQKIIDRNQLTLFRQLHVGGKTLTNVLKHFINLLASKDTEDLADLQEKTEQFRERLGHVGAEIEHPEKATQRKLQTVCSSLNKHLQYFHSSDSSSQMDEKLLDEILPEIKNLINMLKEDLEQYTEEVRLRKTESLKSTASLLEYWTQLGQMVINRHRDLTGALPPQHAALEEIKQRACELYRQYNIRISGNNGTTKFLTALVKSMEDWLFKVQKLKRGSGMHEAELCAFYQKIPAWLAQVDAVMSCIGSGQLHEAESNKKSHFPVVPRELFQMIQQWVLSMNNDTVKNVTHVNEKVTELDRNLILWLVDLLRHTTTERLSRECPQRQELDTEMDKEPRLLRASKLQHGAEELVAEMCRLTDSIDSCCRETVNEIVQKKQSEKDLEADFELEELNKIKTECRNWIQACSHLLSEIKGTPVSFLDLEELRNLFGSEELQLKLKLKDTIISSTQEELEAENPTSKKKPITEEEPLKVKEEIAIMQHPGAGMDYLIEDSEATADMIRYVGHDSNVHLKSLKSDSVTVTGREMTASTPSTPFSQKEFEALAMLEHLQAQLLEREIRAQNAEKRSEGLEEELEEALQRIQDLESELEKEGKVIAEATHKERQEECLKESISEVEACSSPKASTSGQFKGSRKGQH
- the AXDND1 gene encoding axonemal dynein light chain domain-containing protein 1 isoform X1, whose translation is MPTTEAPVPGQKAAATKTSRALWAGEDRSEMHKLRGTSRMLDHIRPVSSSLEHSFVPEEVFRSLTCASSSLYSPKYFRSPQTTKPPMGFRGCLQTPDQLWHYPNRRSKFRHLTDHPVSLTGAGRDVSYLCDTVTGQQAKGAMPVRRSFSEGHQDQRGSRGTVPPTPRGTLTDSLIPEEFHIVRNRGVLPLKYFDDKYATLLEDREKKLRLFPSLRPPGRLEVIQLMHLMDSMLEKAGVDKLIRVTGPSQLHNMLELLKAEQNIYNIVFHELIRQVSVDCVERGQLLSKLRQRYVCLLERIPEQMKTLYKKMMSQRLVNRHITEELLCFKESVGQLSSELYKVREHDRKVTEEAEKAQEELHAAMQEAKTNVKLLKEYQELDTLQRRQLQEQALLLAQERDIWIAAVYDLAQKIIDRNQLTLFRQLHVGGKTLTNVLKHFINLLASKDTEDLADLQEKTEQFRERLGHVGAEIEHPEKATQRKLQTVCSSLNKHLQYFHSSDSSSQMDEKLLDEILPEIKNLINMLKEDLEQYTEEVRLRKTESLKSTASLLEYWTQLGQMVINRHRDLTGALPPQHAALEEIKQRACELYRQYNIRISGNNGTTKFLTALVKSMEDWLFKVQKLKRGSGMHEAELCAFYQKIPAWLAQVDAVMSCIGSGQLHEAESNKKSHFPVVPRELFQMIQQWVLSMNNDTVKNVTHVNEKVTELDRNLILWLVDLLRHTTTERLSRECPQRQELDTEMDKEPRLLRASKLQHGAEELVAEMCRLTDSIDSCCRETVNEIVQKKQSEKDLEADFELEELNKIKTECRNWIQACSHLLSEIKGTPVSFLDLEELRNLFGSEELQLKLKLKDTIISSTQEELEAENPTSKKKPITEEEPLKVKEEIAIMQQHPGAGMDYLIEDSEATADMIRYVGHDSNVHLKSLKSDSVTVTGREMTASTPSTPFSQKEFEALAMLEHLQAQLLEREIRAQNAEKRSEGLEEELEEALQRIQDLESELEKEGKVIAEATHKERQEECLKESISEVEACSSPKASTSGQFKGSRKGQH
- the AXDND1 gene encoding axonemal dynein light chain domain-containing protein 1 isoform X4, with the translated sequence MPTTEAPVPGQKAAATKTSRALWAGEDRSEMHKLRGTSRMLDHIRPVSSSLEHSFVPEEVFRSLTCASSSLYSPKYFRSPQTTKPPMGFRGCLQTPDQLWHYPNRRSKFRHLTDHPVSLTGAGRDVSYLCDTVTGQQAKGAMPVRRSFSEGHQDQRGSRGTVPPTPRGTLTDSLIPEEFHIVRNRGVLPLKYFDDKYATLLEDREKKLRLFPSLRPPGRLEVIQLMHLMDSMLEKAGVDKLIRVTGPSQLHNMLELLKAEQNIYNIVFHELIRQVSVDCVERGQLLSKLRQRYVCLLERIPEQMKTLYKKMMSQRLVNRHITEELLCFKESVGQLSSELYKVREHDRKVTEEAEKAQEELHAAMQEAKTNVKLLKEYQELDTLQRRQLQEQALLLAQERDIWIAAVYDLAQKIIDRNQLTLFRQLHVGGKTLTNVLKHFINLLASKDTEDLADLQEKTEQFRERLGHVGAEIEHPEKATQRKLQTVCSSLNKHLQYFHSSDSSSQMDEKLLDEILPEIKNLINMLKEDLEQYTEEVRLRKTESLKSTASLLEYWTQLGQMVINRHRDLTGALPPQHAALEEIKQRACELYRQYNIRISGNNGTTKFLTALVKSMEDWLFKVQKLKRGSGMHEAELCAFYQKIPAWLAQVDAVMSCIGSGQLHEAESNKKSHFPVVPRELFQMIQQWVLSMNNDTVKNVTHVNEKVTELDRNLILWLVDLLRHTTTERLSRECPQRQELDTEMDKEPRLLRASKLQHGAEELVAEMCRLTDSIDSCCRETVNEIVQKKQSEKDLEADFELEELNKIKTECRNWIQACSHLLSEIKGTPVSFLDLEELRNLFGSEELQLKLKLKDTIISSTQEELEAENPTSKKKPITEEEPLKVKEEIAIMQQHPGAGMDYLIEDSEATADMIRYVGHDSNVHLKSLKSDSVTVTGREMTASTPSTPFSQKEFEALAMLEHLQAQLLSW